The sequence ACAATCTTTTGAGATTCCTTTCTAAAAAGCATGATTGGCAAGTTGCGAGAGAAGAAGGCTCTGATAACCTCAAGCAATGCGCTAGAGAAATGCATGCCTCTCTGGAACAATGCAGGGATGAGGCTGTAAAGGTCAAGGATGAAATTGAGCCACAGCTAATAGTAAACAAAGCCTGATACGTAATTGGATTGAAGGGTGAACTGTACACAGAAAGAAATTTTGGAAAATTTGTTTGATGCTCTTGATCGTCTTTTCGATAGAGAGTCGAAAGTAATTGATATATACGCGATCATGTTTGCATCAGAAAAAGCTGTGTCTGGAGAGACAGAAGTTGTTAATTTAAGTGAGTATTCGTACGCTCTTAAAATGCTCACACGTACTGGAAAAACGGAAGAGGCTCAGCGTGAAGAAGCTCTACTAATAACCAATGAACTGAGGAGTATTCTCAATGAATTGCTACCTATCTGAAAAAGCGCATAACAAAATGGTGTTCGCATTAAATGACCAACAAATGGCGCCACGCAGGCGCCCAAGCCTACATTCTTTTTGTGGTTTAGCTGCACTCAATTTACCAAAAAAAGCTTTCCGGTTTGGGCGCTGATGAGCGGTGTTTTCAGCGCTGTGAGAAACAAGGTAGGAGATTCGATAGAGATGATAAAGGGTGAGTGTGTCTGCGGGGCGGTGAGGTTCACAATCTCTGGACCTACATCTCAAGTGATTTTTTGTCATTGCTCAATCTGTCGCAAATCGGTCGGCGCTGGAGGCATCCCAATTATCATTGCATCCAACCAATTTTTTAATTGGGATAGTGGTCTGGATTCGATAAAGTCATGGAGCAAACCAGTCGGTGATTGGACTACAAATTTCTGTAGCGTATGTGGTTCGCCCCTCCCAAGGGAAAATGATTCAAATAGCATGGCAATTCCGGCGGGGCTCATCACGCAAGGCGGAGATGATCTAAAGGTCCAGCACCATATCTATTCAAATTACAAACCAGCCTGGGATGAAATTGGTGATGATGGCGTCATACATCCCGAGGCATTCGGAAGCTCAACGGTTGAGCGCTAACAAAAACAAGCACTGCGACGCCCGAACCGCCGTTCCCCTTTATTTTGGGCGGACCCATTGCTTGCATGTAGCTATCGAAAAACTAAATACACCAAATAACCAGAATAACGGAAGCATCTAAACGTTTAAAATAAACCCTGCCGTCGTTTAACGGAGTTTGCCTTGAAGCATTACTAGCAAGGTA comes from Teredinibacter turnerae and encodes:
- a CDS encoding GFA family protein — translated: MIKGECVCGAVRFTISGPTSQVIFCHCSICRKSVGAGGIPIIIASNQFFNWDSGLDSIKSWSKPVGDWTTNFCSVCGSPLPRENDSNSMAIPAGLITQGGDDLKVQHHIYSNYKPAWDEIGDDGVIHPEAFGSSTVER